A part of Maridesulfovibrio hydrothermalis AM13 = DSM 14728 genomic DNA contains:
- a CDS encoding TolC family protein, whose protein sequence is MKFVRLPIIIFAAFLMLGSISNASAQPAMSEGMTAMNPDQVDGKPYLLSILKDLLDTHDRIKAAEARVESAEHLVSQSWSGWTPSFDMSIEGGREEIDKPGGGTNKFRNEEKLTATQLLYDFGGTPGTINSAKATLNEYKAVLERVRQDLIIQGVESYLGLIRARETLKYAVQSEESMKRLSGMEETLVKRGAGLSYKELQIKAQLAGAMSYRVTIERALQIARNKFKAVYGYPVTMDEINKMVPVSMPAQYMPGTLEDALAQAYERNPLLIQIQSIKDRLESEVDVQEATLFPKFEFVLEGKRREQDQGASGVRTENKATFQVSYSGFSGLGEYEGAQAAKANLREIRKQDLDIRRTVDENVRNAWIELMTLRKNAELYRTQANITAEFLDLIKKKRATGEQVELLDILVGERDYSTATSASVTADIDNIIFAYKLLYQMGMMNLEAFK, encoded by the coding sequence GTGAAGTTTGTCCGATTGCCTATAATAATTTTTGCTGCATTCCTTATGCTCGGCTCGATCAGTAATGCTTCGGCCCAGCCTGCTATGTCTGAAGGCATGACAGCAATGAACCCTGATCAGGTTGACGGGAAACCATATCTGTTGAGTATTCTCAAAGATCTGCTTGATACCCATGACCGCATCAAGGCCGCTGAGGCCCGTGTGGAATCGGCTGAACATCTTGTTTCCCAAAGCTGGTCAGGATGGACCCCCTCATTTGATATGTCCATTGAGGGCGGGCGTGAAGAAATTGATAAACCCGGCGGCGGAACTAATAAATTCAGGAATGAAGAAAAGCTGACAGCCACCCAGCTCCTTTATGATTTCGGCGGTACTCCCGGTACAATTAATAGTGCCAAGGCTACTTTAAATGAATATAAGGCCGTGCTTGAAAGAGTTCGTCAGGATTTGATCATTCAGGGCGTTGAGTCTTATCTGGGGCTGATCAGGGCTAGAGAGACTTTGAAATATGCTGTTCAGTCTGAAGAAAGCATGAAACGCCTTTCGGGTATGGAAGAGACATTAGTTAAGCGTGGCGCAGGACTTTCTTATAAAGAACTCCAGATTAAAGCTCAGCTTGCAGGGGCTATGTCTTACAGGGTTACTATTGAAAGGGCTTTGCAGATAGCGCGCAATAAATTTAAAGCTGTTTACGGTTATCCTGTGACTATGGACGAAATCAATAAAATGGTTCCTGTATCCATGCCCGCGCAGTATATGCCCGGAACTCTTGAAGATGCTCTTGCACAGGCATATGAACGGAACCCGCTTCTTATCCAGATTCAGTCCATCAAGGACAGGCTGGAAAGTGAAGTAGATGTTCAGGAGGCAACGCTTTTTCCCAAATTTGAATTTGTCCTTGAGGGTAAGAGAAGGGAGCAGGATCAGGGTGCAAGCGGCGTTAGAACTGAGAATAAAGCCACCTTTCAGGTCAGTTATTCCGGTTTTTCCGGACTGGGTGAATACGAAGGCGCGCAGGCAGCCAAGGCCAATCTGCGTGAAATCCGCAAACAGGACCTTGATATAAGGCGGACTGTAGATGAGAACGTCCGTAATGCATGGATTGAGCTTATGACTCTGCGAAAAAATGCGGAACTATACAGGACGCAGGCTAACATCACCGCCGAATTCCTTGATCTGATCAAAAAGAAAAGAGCTACCGGTGAACAGGTGGAGCTGCTCGACATCCTTGTTGGTGAACGTGACTATTCAACTGCAACCAGTGCGAGCGTTACAGCTGACATTGATAACATCATTTTTGCTTATAAACTTCTTTACCAGATGGGTATGATGAACCTTGAAGCGTTTAAGTAG
- a CDS encoding HlyD family type I secretion periplasmic adaptor subunit: protein MSGVNSEYSGEVKAANHLFLFLCVAMCLGFFGWACFFELDIVSQAEGEVIPSSRVKPVQHLEGGIILKINVREGEKVTKGQELIELEATASDSSVEELDVRVKSLRVNIARLEAEDKGLENPDYPQDIIENFPMLIERSQKLFQTRKDRFENDLQSEKEKIKQREQDIRQITSRQRNSRNSLRLLREQIKISAGLLDEGLTSRYKHLGFLKEESKLIGSIEEGKAKLSKAESALAQAEADIKEIRNSYYASVREELQEDRRELEEFSQRVRKFKDNLKRTVIRSPVDGVIKTLYVVSLGGVVRPGMTVMDIVPGGDKLVIEARLPISDIGYVKDGQKAVVKLASRDAARFGNLDGKVINISPDADSTDRGLTYYRVRIVTDKDYFEHDGNYYRLFPGIRVIAGIHIGTRTVLEYILEPFMGSMSYAMRER from the coding sequence ATGAGCGGTGTAAATTCTGAATATTCCGGTGAAGTCAAGGCCGCTAATCATCTTTTCCTTTTTTTGTGCGTGGCGATGTGTCTGGGCTTTTTCGGCTGGGCCTGCTTTTTTGAGCTGGATATTGTCAGTCAGGCGGAAGGTGAAGTTATCCCCAGTTCACGGGTAAAGCCTGTCCAGCATCTTGAGGGCGGTATCATTTTAAAAATCAATGTCCGCGAAGGTGAAAAAGTCACCAAGGGGCAGGAGCTTATTGAACTTGAAGCTACAGCCAGTGATTCCAGCGTTGAAGAGCTGGATGTGCGTGTTAAGTCATTGCGCGTGAATATCGCGCGGCTTGAAGCAGAAGATAAGGGACTGGAGAATCCTGATTATCCACAGGATATTATAGAAAATTTTCCTATGCTTATTGAACGCTCGCAAAAACTTTTCCAGACCAGAAAAGATCGTTTTGAAAACGATTTGCAGTCGGAAAAAGAAAAAATAAAACAGCGCGAGCAGGACATCAGGCAGATCACTTCCCGTCAGCGTAATTCCCGAAACAGTCTCAGGCTGTTGCGCGAGCAGATTAAGATTAGTGCCGGACTGTTGGATGAAGGACTTACCTCCCGATATAAACATCTTGGTTTTTTGAAAGAAGAATCCAAGTTGATCGGTTCTATTGAAGAAGGCAAGGCTAAATTATCCAAGGCTGAATCAGCTCTTGCTCAGGCCGAGGCTGATATTAAAGAGATTAGAAATTCTTATTATGCCTCAGTCAGAGAAGAATTGCAGGAGGATCGGCGTGAGCTTGAAGAGTTTTCCCAGCGTGTCAGAAAATTTAAGGATAATCTTAAGCGTACCGTTATTCGCTCTCCTGTGGATGGAGTTATTAAAACCCTGTACGTAGTAAGTTTAGGCGGGGTTGTAAGGCCGGGGATGACCGTGATGGACATTGTTCCGGGAGGCGATAAACTGGTCATTGAAGCACGGCTTCCTATCAGCGATATCGGGTATGTTAAAGACGGTCAGAAGGCAGTTGTTAAACTGGCTTCACGCGACGCAGCAAGATTCGGCAATCTTGATGGGAAGGTGATCAATATCAGCCCTGACGCTGATTCTACAGACAGGGGGCTGACTTATTATCGGGTACGCATAGTTACAGATAAAGATTATTTTGAGCATGATGGAAATTATTACAGATTATTTCCGGGTATCAGGGTCATTGCGGGCATTCATATCGGAACCCGTACTGTACTGGAATACATTTTGGAACCGTTTATGGGGTCCATGAGTTATGCCATGAGGGAGCGATGA
- a CDS encoding ATP-binding cassette domain-containing protein, protein MRELLRRLSLHPFLAFEIVLASFFINILSLASPIFVIQVLNRYVGYGFDGTLITLTTGMLIAGFLNHGFTVVRVRIASAVNVGPDRVLSEMVLNCLARAKMTTMGRIPSARIHELMGGLQTVQSGYDASVICSVLDMPFFILFVGAVFFLSPVLALITIAAIACTLLAGWLNMRRGKRMMDAMRNESIVHRGNLSNAITGADTVRAFGGRGYLSGVFHSQVGKIQQIKRDMVQGGTRGQASLQTLAMLLRVLVYAVGAREVVAGSLSMGGLIGASILSGKALSVSASFMKSRSMISQATAMMQSLQEFLRQPLESETGTVLNDYKGAVEIKDLGFAYPGSTGPLFEGMDVDIKAGSVVVVTGHNGSGKTTFVRLLLGLIDPGRGQILAGGVDIRQLAAPWWRTQIMYLPQEPTFLNATIKENICLNCPDIDDERVERIVEAAGLKKYLDTSVKGLEAQVVNGGAELAVGIRRRLALARALSVKGAVAILDEPAEGFDIEGLRIMDMVINSMIKAGKTLIVVTHDMRIMQRADIVIDLSRKPKPQVSYTAEAAEECGKDKAECKDDKAESEAVQ, encoded by the coding sequence ATGAGAGAATTGCTGCGGAGATTATCACTTCACCCGTTCCTTGCTTTTGAGATTGTTCTGGCTTCTTTCTTTATTAATATCCTTTCGCTTGCCTCGCCTATCTTTGTTATTCAGGTTCTTAACCGTTACGTAGGTTACGGTTTTGACGGGACATTGATCACCTTGACCACCGGTATGCTTATTGCCGGATTTCTTAATCACGGTTTTACTGTGGTGCGGGTGCGCATTGCATCGGCAGTGAATGTCGGACCTGACAGGGTTTTGTCAGAAATGGTCCTCAACTGCCTTGCACGAGCAAAAATGACCACTATGGGGCGTATCCCATCAGCCCGTATTCATGAACTTATGGGGGGGCTTCAAACCGTGCAGTCCGGCTATGATGCATCGGTTATCTGCTCTGTGCTTGATATGCCGTTCTTTATTCTTTTTGTGGGGGCGGTCTTTTTTCTCAGTCCGGTTCTGGCTCTGATAACCATAGCTGCCATAGCATGCACACTTCTTGCCGGATGGCTGAATATGCGTCGCGGTAAACGCATGATGGATGCAATGCGCAATGAATCCATTGTTCACAGGGGCAATCTTTCCAATGCCATCACCGGCGCCGATACTGTTCGCGCTTTTGGCGGCAGAGGATATCTTTCAGGAGTATTTCATTCGCAGGTCGGTAAAATTCAACAGATCAAACGCGATATGGTGCAGGGTGGAACCAGAGGGCAGGCTTCATTACAGACTCTGGCCATGTTGCTGCGGGTTCTGGTTTATGCTGTCGGCGCACGCGAGGTTGTTGCCGGTTCGCTTAGTATGGGGGGGCTTATCGGGGCTTCCATACTTTCAGGTAAAGCTCTTTCTGTATCAGCTTCATTTATGAAATCACGCAGCATGATCAGTCAGGCTACTGCTATGATGCAATCTTTACAGGAATTTTTGCGCCAGCCTCTGGAGTCCGAAACCGGAACAGTTCTTAATGATTATAAAGGGGCCGTGGAAATTAAAGATTTGGGCTTTGCATATCCCGGTTCCACCGGACCTCTTTTTGAGGGGATGGATGTAGATATTAAGGCGGGAAGCGTTGTGGTTGTTACCGGGCATAACGGGTCCGGCAAGACAACGTTTGTCCGGCTGCTTCTCGGTTTGATTGATCCGGGCAGGGGACAGATTCTGGCGGGAGGTGTTGATATCCGCCAGCTTGCCGCTCCGTGGTGGCGTACTCAGATTATGTACCTGCCGCAGGAACCTACTTTTCTGAATGCGACAATTAAGGAGAATATCTGCCTTAATTGTCCTGATATTGATGATGAAAGGGTCGAGCGCATTGTCGAGGCGGCGGGGCTTAAAAAATATCTCGATACCAGCGTAAAGGGCCTTGAAGCGCAGGTTGTCAACGGTGGAGCTGAACTTGCTGTCGGCATCAGGCGCAGGCTTGCTCTTGCCCGTGCGCTTTCTGTAAAAGGGGCGGTTGCAATTTTAGATGAACCGGCTGAGGGATTTGATATCGAAGGCTTGCGGATAATGGACATGGTTATCAACAGTATGATCAAAGCCGGAAAGACTTTAATTGTTGTAACGCATGACATGCGTATCATGCAGCGTGCTGATATTGTTATCGACCTGAGCCGGAAACCGAAACCGCAGGTCTCTTATACCGCAGAAGCCGCAGAGGAATGCGGGAAAGACAAGGCAGAATGTAAGGATGATAAGGCGGAAAGTGAGGCTGTACAATGA
- a CDS encoding tetratricopeptide repeat protein → MSSSKVNGVGKGAKKVKWIDSLPSSARRAFEEAVRSHSAKKFADAVSHYALALSLVPDDPVILTNLGVALREQDKFVAAETCYRRAIAVKPDAPGSWSNLGNTLRRMGRLKESVYCHRKAIACDKKFIDGYYNLALVLQDLGKIDEAVRIFDYCLKHKPGNVNINWDRSLALLAKGDLLNGFKSYEYRWQREELTERHFRQPLWDGAPLDGKRIYLYSEQGFGDTLNFCRYVPLVAEAGGTVIFECQKELLSLLKGLDGLEEIVPAGAKLPQFDVQAPLLSLPRIMRHDLDSIPNKCPYINPPAQAGFPVHVPAGTKKKIGIVWAGKSSHKNDHNRSVSIENFIPFARIPGVTLYSLQKGPAAQQREESACGVLVRELGGGCTDFSDTAKVMRQLDLIITVDTSVAHLAGGLGLPVWVAIPYNPDWRWMHKRKDSPWYPSMTLFRQKTPGSWTPVFDAMFKTLKSELSA, encoded by the coding sequence ATGAGCAGTTCAAAGGTAAACGGTGTTGGAAAAGGCGCAAAAAAGGTGAAATGGATTGACTCTCTTCCTTCCAGCGCACGCCGGGCTTTTGAGGAAGCGGTGCGGAGCCATTCTGCCAAGAAATTTGCTGATGCCGTCAGCCATTATGCTCTGGCTCTTTCACTTGTGCCTGATGATCCGGTCATACTCACTAATCTCGGAGTTGCGTTGCGGGAGCAGGATAAATTTGTTGCCGCTGAAACCTGTTACCGCAGGGCCATTGCTGTAAAACCGGACGCACCCGGCAGTTGGAGTAACCTTGGTAACACGCTGCGGCGGATGGGGCGGCTTAAAGAATCTGTATACTGTCATCGCAAAGCTATTGCGTGTGATAAAAAATTTATTGACGGCTATTACAATCTGGCTCTTGTTCTGCAGGATCTCGGTAAAATTGATGAGGCTGTAAGAATCTTTGATTACTGCCTTAAACATAAGCCGGGAAATGTAAATATAAATTGGGACAGATCTCTTGCCTTGCTTGCCAAGGGGGATCTTTTGAATGGCTTTAAATCGTATGAATATCGTTGGCAGCGGGAGGAACTGACTGAGCGTCATTTCAGGCAGCCTCTTTGGGACGGTGCTCCGCTGGATGGTAAACGTATATATTTGTACAGTGAACAGGGATTCGGGGATACTTTAAATTTTTGCCGTTATGTACCGCTGGTTGCTGAAGCCGGGGGAACTGTCATTTTTGAATGTCAGAAGGAGCTGCTTTCCCTGCTGAAAGGACTGGACGGCCTTGAAGAAATTGTGCCGGCAGGAGCAAAGCTGCCGCAGTTCGATGTACAGGCTCCGCTTCTCAGTCTGCCGCGGATTATGAGACATGATCTGGATTCAATTCCAAATAAGTGTCCGTATATCAATCCGCCGGCGCAGGCTGGTTTTCCTGTGCATGTGCCTGCGGGGACCAAAAAAAAGATCGGTATCGTCTGGGCTGGAAAGTCCAGTCATAAAAATGATCATAACCGGTCAGTTTCCATTGAAAATTTTATTCCCTTTGCCCGGATTCCCGGAGTAACGCTTTATTCACTGCAAAAGGGGCCGGCTGCACAGCAGCGCGAGGAATCGGCCTGTGGAGTGCTGGTTCGTGAGCTGGGAGGAGGGTGTACTGATTTTTCCGACACAGCCAAAGTGATGCGTCAGCTTGATCTGATTATCACTGTTGATACTTCTGTTGCTCATCTTGCAGGTGGTCTGGGGCTGCCTGTATGGGTGGCTATCCCCTATAATCCGGATTGGCGCTGGATGCACAAGCGCAAAGATTCTCCCTGGTATCCTAGTATGACTTTGTTCAGGCAGAAAACGCCGGGGAGCTGGACTCCTGTTTTTGATGCTATGTTTAAAACTCTTAAAAGTGAGCTGAGTGCGTAA